A portion of the Gossypium arboreum isolate Shixiya-1 chromosome 8, ASM2569848v2, whole genome shotgun sequence genome contains these proteins:
- the LOC108462502 gene encoding basic leucine zipper 34-like, with translation MDLIEVMAGINNRDVNEETLNAPLPELPSNGSGNANNERVPRSTNGNQVPHGEGQRLDSNMVMDPKKLKRIAASREYSQRYRLKQLQYIAQLEAGVKALEEEVANAFPKIRYVDAQNTLLRAENGSMKEKLSTLSGELMLKEAEYHELKNEKEVLKQMSLMYRAPAFAESYQTNHYGYQHVNNIAMDQPGFNQSVEPTAPQAMMPNQNPENQFGFDVNIRDNHNLM, from the exons ATGGACTTGATTGAAGTAATGGCAGGAATTAATAATAGAGATGTTAATGAAGAAACACTCAATGCTCCATTGCCGGAGTTACCATCCAATGGAAGTGGCAATGCTAATAATGAGAGAGTTCCTCGATCAACCAATGGAAATCAGGTCCCCCACGGTGAAGGACAAAGACTTGACAGTAACATGGTGATGGACCCTAAAAAGCTCAAAAG GATTGCCGCTAGCCGTGAATATTCACAAAGGTATCGACTCAAACAACTGCAATACATTGCACAACTGGAAGCAGGAGTAAAGGCTCTCGAG GAAGAAGTGGCGAATGCCTTTCCCAAGATCAGATATGTTGATGCTCAGAACACATTGCTGCGAGCGGAGAATGGTTCCATGAAGGAAAAGTTGTCTACCCTCTCCGGAGAGCTTATGTTGAAAGAAG CTGAATATCATGAGCTAAAGAATGAGAAGGAGGTGTTGAAGCAAATGTCTTTGATGTATCGCGCACCTGCATTTGCAGAATCCTACCAAACAAATCATTACGGCTACCAACATGTGAATAATATAGCCATGGATCAACCAGGATTCAACCAGTCTGTGGAACCAACAGCTCCACAGGCAATGATGCCGAATCAAAACCCCGAGAACCAGTTTGGGTTTGATGTCAACATTAGGGACAACCATAATCTGATGTAA